In the Kwoniella shandongensis chromosome 1, complete sequence genome, one interval contains:
- a CDS encoding NAD(P)H:quinone oxidoreductase, type IV, translating to MTRSTTTTTTKPVIAVAFYSTYGHIATLAEEVIKGVESTGAIVKPYFIKETLPEEVLTKMYAGQVSLHPKYPIITPNDLKEVDGLILGAPTRYGRLPAQVDAFLDATGSLWAAGALVGKFATIFTSCAGQHSGHESTILSTIPFFAHHGISYVPIGYACPAVASLDAVQGTSPYGASTIAGPDGSRQPIANELEVAQFQGKYFANFVGTFVRGKHAATAATASPAPAQTSTAAVALQDLNLGEPITASHVGEKETKSTADAGYAVDNTAAASAPAPAPATEPTPEVTSPAAAATAAETTDATSTQPSTQTATPAEKATTAEKPAPATTPAAAPKKKKGGLFASCCGGNGIDD from the exons ATGACTAGGTctactaccactaccactaccaaACCCGTCATTGCCGTTGCGTTCTACTCGACCTATGGTCACATCGCCACCCTCGCCGAGGAGGTCATCAAGGGCGTAGAGTCCACCGGTGCCATCGTCAAGCCTTATTTCAT TAAGGAGACTCTGCCCGAGGAGGTCTTGACCAAGATGTATGCGGGTCAAGTATCGCTTCACCCCAAGTACCCCATCATCACCCCTAACGACCTGAAGGAGGTCGACGGTCTCATCCTCGGTGCCCCTACTCG ATATGGACGACTCCCCGCACAAGTCGATGCGTTCCTCGACGCCACTGGTAGTCTTTGGGCAGCTGGCGCTTTGGTTGGCAAGTTCGCGACCATTTTCACTTCTTGCGCTGGACAACACAGCGGTCACGAG AGTACCATCTTGTCCACTATTCCTTTCTTCGCTCACC ACGGAA TCAGCTACGTTCCTATCG GATACGCCTGCCCCGCTGTCGCTTCGCTCGATGCCGTCCAGGGTACTTCCCCTTACGGAGCTTCCACCATTGCCGGCCCCGATGGTAGCCGACAACCCATCGCCAACGAGTTGGAGGTCGCTCAATTCCaaggcaag TACTTTGCGAACTTTGTTGGTACCTTCGTCAGGGGAAAGCATGC CGCTACCGCCGCTACTGCCTCTCCTGCGCCCGCGCAAACGTCAACCGCCGCTGTCGCTCTCCAAGATCTCAACCTCGGCGAGCCTATCACTGCTAGCCACGtcggcgagaaggagacaaaGTCAACTGCCGACGCTGGTTACGCAGTAGACAACACCGCTGCTGCCTCTGCTCCTGCGCCTGCGCCTGCGACTGAGCCTACCCCCGAAGTCACCTCCcctgccgccgccgccaccgccgccgaGACCACTGACGCCACATCTACTCAACCGTCAACGCAGACTGCTACTCCTGCTGAGAAGGCGACTACCGCCGAGAAGCCCGCTCCTGCTACTACTCCCGCCGCCGctcccaagaagaagaagggaggttTGTTCGCCTCTTGTTGCGGTGGAAACGGTATCGATGATTAG
- a CDS encoding Grx4 family monothiol glutaredoxin: MSFARLGLRTLRSLPSAQVSRSSNILNQRRFLSDEARKLIDNAVQSNPLVLFMKGTPEAPQCGFSRAVCQILDVQGVPRENIKAYNCLEDQELREGIKEYSEWPTIPQVYIKGEFVGGCDILLSMHQSGELETLLIKEGLAPELPADEPVAETKA; the protein is encoded by the exons ATGTCTTTCGCACGTCTCGGTCTTCGAACACTC CGTTCTCTACCCTCGGCTCAAGTTTCGAGATCGTCAAATATCCTCAACCAGAGGAGATTCTTGTCTGACGAAGCTAGGAAGTTGATCGATAAT GCCGTCCAATCCAACCCCCTTGTCTTGTTCATGAAGGGTACACCCGAAGCTCCTCAATGTGGTTTCTCCCGAGCCGTGTGTCAGATCCTCGatgttcag GGCGTCCCAAGAGAGAACATCAAGGCGTACAACTGTCTTGAGGACcaagagttgagagagggtATCAAGGAgtacag TGAATGGCCTACGATCCCTCAAGTCTACATCAAGGGAGAGTTTGTTGGCGGTTGTGATATTCTCTTATCAA TGCACCAAAGTGGAGAGCTTGAGACCttgttgatcaaggaggGATTGGCGCCTGAGCTTCCAGCAGATGAGCCGGTCGCCGAGACCAAGGCGTAA